Proteins from a single region of Hordeum vulgare subsp. vulgare chromosome 6H, MorexV3_pseudomolecules_assembly, whole genome shotgun sequence:
- the LOC123402729 gene encoding pathogenesis-related thaumatin-like protein 3.5 codes for MLPAIFIPARARQTAIPTPILPTPLLLLLGDAMGSPSRAALVLALPLLCFLSGATMRAESARKFTIINKCEATVWPAATPGDSFNGGGFELKTGESSVFTVPQAWSGRIWGRTDCAFDQAGTGKCGTGSCGAALKCGASGDPPASLAEFTLASPDFYDVSLVDGFNLPITVTPVNGRGNCSVAGCDGDLRDTCPAELSVKGPSGKTAACRSACDVFNTDQYCCRGKFGGPSTCPPTPYSKKFKEACPSAYSYAYDDPSSLFQCSGADYIITFCANRKQSVCTHHDNKLECSGSSRRLPIMSAMTLLVLLVSLGAMQFVM; via the exons ATGCTTCCCGCCATATTTATACCCGCGCGCGCGCGCCAAACGGCCATACCCACACCAATACTTCCaactcctcttctccttctgcttggaGACGCCATGGGTTCCCCGTCGAGAGCCGCACTGGTGCTCGCTCTGCCTCTCCTTTGCTTCCTATCAG GCGCGACCATGCGTGCCGAGTCGGCCAGGAAGTTCACCATCATCAACAAGTGCGAGGCGACGGTGTGGCCGGCGGCGACGCCCGGGGACAGCTTCAACGGGGGCGGGTTCGAGCTCAAGACGGGGGAGTCATCCGTCTTCACGGTGCCGCAGGCGTGGTCGGGCCGCATCTGGGGCCGCACGGACTGCGCCTTCGACCAGGCCGGCACCGGCAAGTGCGGCACGGGCTCCTGCGGCGCGGCCCTCAAGTGCGGCGCGTCCGGCGACCCGCCGGCAAGCCTGGCCGAGTTCACGCTCGCCTCCCCGGACTTCTACGACGTGAGCCTCGTGGACGGCTTCAACCTGCCCATCACGGTCACCCCCGTGaacgggcgcggcaactgctcgGTGGCCGGGTGCGACGGCGACCTCCGGGACACCTGCCCCGCCGAGCTCTCCGTGAAGGGCCCCAGCGGCAAGACGGCGGCGTGCCGGAGCGCCTGCGACGTGTTCAACACCGACCAGTACTGCTGCCGCGGCAAGTTCGGGGGTCCCTCCACCTGCCCGCCCACGCCATACTCCAAGAAGTTCAAGGAGGCATGCCCGTCGGCATACAGCTACGCCTACGACGACCCCAGCAGCCTCTTCCAGTGCTCCGGCGCCGACTACATCATCACCTTCTGCGCAAACAG GAAGCAATCGGTGTGCACGCACCACGACAACAAGCTCGAGTGCAGCGGCTCAAGCCGACGCCTGCCGATCATGTCCGCCATGACGCTGCTGGTGCTGCTCGTCAGCTTAGGGGCAATGCAGTTTGTCATGTGA
- the LOC123403177 gene encoding thiosulfate sulfurtransferase 18-like: protein MASAGKEEQVSATPTVDAGQARALLSSGGHAYLDVRLPEDFENDHAAGAVNVSYYLAVTPQGKEKNPKFVEEVGALYGKEQHLVVGCRTGVRSKLATADLVNAGYENARSLQGGYLAFLQSAAADQQPAAEQE from the exons ATGGCGTCTGCCGGAAAGGAGGAGCAGGTCAGCGCCACCCCGACCGTCGACGCCGGCCAAGCCCGCGCGCTCCTGAGCTCTGGCGGCCACGCCTACCTCGACGTGAGGTTGCCGGAAGACTTTGAGAACGACCACGCCGCCGGCGCCGTCAACGTCTCCTACTACCTCGCCGTCACTCCCCAGG GCAAGGAGAAGAACCCAAAATTCGTGGAGGAGGTAGGCGCGCTCTATGGGAAGGAACAACACTTGGTTGTG GGTTGCCGCACTGGCGTGCGATCCAAGCTTGCGACCGCAGACCTCGTAAACGCG GGGTACGAGAACGCGAGGAGCCTGCAAGGCGGCTACCTTGCCTTCCTCCAGAGCGCAGCGGCGGATCAGCAGCCCGCAGCTGAGCAGGAGTAA